A stretch of DNA from Mycobacteriales bacterium:
AGGCGCTCGGCTCGCTGGCCACCGAGGTGGTGAGCTCGAGCGACATCGGCCTTCCGCTCGGCCCGCCGGGCGTCGCCGCCCTCCTGCCCGAGTCGATCCATTCGCTCGGCACCGGGCTCGACCTCCCGATCGACCAGGTACGCCTGTTCGTCGCGTTGCGCGAGGCCGCGCACCACCGGCTGTTCGGTCACGTCCCGTGGCTGCGCGGGCACCTGCTCGGTGCGGTTCGGGCGTACGCCGAAGAGATCACCGTCGACACGTCCCGGTTCGAAGAGCTCGCCCGCGGGCTGGATCCCTCCGACCCCGAGGCCATCCAGCGCGCAGTCGGCGAAGGCCTGTTCGAGCCGACCTCCACGCCGGCTCAGCAGGCCGCACTCGCCCGGCTCGAGACCACGCTCGCGCTGGTCGAAGGCTGGGTCGACACCGTCACGGCAGCCGCCGGGGCGCCATCACTGCCCAGCTTCGCCGCGCTTCAAGAGACCATGCGCCGGCGGCGCGCGACCGGCGGGCCGGCGGAGCGCACCTTCGCGTCGCTCGTCGGACTCGAGCTCCGGCCGCGCCGGCTGCGCGAGGCCGCGACGCTGTGGCAGACGCTCGGCGAGCGGCGCGGCATCGACGGCCGGGACACGGTGTGGGCGCACCCCGATCTCATGCCGGACGCCGACGGCCTGGACGACCCGGTCGGCTGGGTGGAGCGCGATACGGAGATCGCGCTGGATCTTGCCGAGCTCACCGGTCTGGCCGACACCGACACCGACACCCACACCGGGTCCGACACCGATGCCGGCCCCGATACCGACTCAGGCACCGGAGCGCCGGAAGCCGTCGAACAGCCGGAGAACTAACCGGCGCTCGCGGTCCGGGCGACGTGGTCGACGCCCTCGAGGAACCCGCGAGCCCGCTCGAGCTTGGGAAATCCGGCCAGCTCCCGCCAGAACTCCGGCCCGTGGGCCGGCACGAGCAGATGGACCAGCTCGTGCAGGATCACGTAGTCGACGACGAACGCCGGCATGCCCGCGAGCCGGCGGGACAGCCGGATCGTGCGGTCCTCCGGAGTGCACGACGCCCACCGCACGTTCATCGTGTCCACCCAGCGCACAGCGGCCGGGCGAGCCCGCCCCGACAGGTAGCGGGCGGATAGTGCGTTCGCCCGGCCCATCAGCTCATCGTCGGTCGGGTGCAGGCGTCGCTCGTTGTCGAGGACACGAGCCACCAGCAGCGCCACCCATCGCGCCTCCTCCGCGCGGCTGATCCGCGCCGGCACGGACACGATGATCCGATCGCCCTCGCGATGCGCCGACACGGTGCGGCGACGGCGGGCGCTGCGGACGACTTCGACGATCGGCTCGGAGGCCTTGGCGGTGCTCACCGGCGCACCGTAACCCGCCGCACGGACGAAAGTGTTTGCCATGCACAGGCGGTGTACGGCGTCATCCCAGGTCGTTCCGGCGTGGCGCGCGAGCTCCCCGGTTCGTCCACAGCGTGCCGGTGCGGTCGTCCACAGCAACACTCCGGGCTGTCCCCACCCGACCCCCAGAATCATCCACAACGTCACCGGTCCGGCCGTTGACGAGCCGCACCGCCGCTTCGTACCTTCGTCGGCAACGAAGCCCCCGAGGCCCAAAGCCCGGACGTTCGCAAGGGGAAGGCGAATGGCCGGGTGGCGGTACCCGGGGGTTTCGTCGTACCCGGGAGCTGGCGGCCTGGCGGCGGGCCGGCGGGGTCGGGCTAGCGGCCGGTGAACCGTGGCGGCCGGCGTTCCTTCGAGGCGTTGATGCCCTCGGTCAGGTCGGAGGTCGCGAACGTCACCGGCTGGGCGAGCGCCTCGAACTGCAACGCCGCCTCGAGGCTGCGATGCCCCCCGCCGCGCAGGGCCGCGACGGTCAGGCGGATCGCGATCGGCGCGTTCGCGGCAATCCGTCGCGCGACGTCGAGCGCACCGCTGTGCAGCTCCTCGGGAGCGAACACGCCGTTGACCAGCCCGAGGCGCAGCGCCTCGTCGGCGTCGACCCGACGCCCGGTGAACAGCAGCTCGCGCGCTACCGGCAGACCGACCACCTCCGGGAGCAGCCAGGTCGCGGCCATGCCGGCGTGCATGCCGAGCGCGGTGAACGGGGCCGACAGGACCGCCGACGCCGCCGCGTAGCGCAGGTCGCAGGCGAGCGCGAGGCACAGCCCGGCGCCGACCGCCGGACCGTTGATCGCCGCGATGGTCGGCACCTCGAGCTCGCGGATGCTGAGCCAGGACCGGTAGAACGGGAGCATTCGGTCACGAATACTGTCAACGGTCAAATCAGGAGATTCCCCGATCCAGGACAGGTCGCCGCCTGCACAGAAGGCGCTGCCCTCGCCGGTCACCACGACCGCGCGCACGCCCCGGTCCGCGCGCAGCTGGTCAACCGCGCGGGTCCAGGCGCTGGTCAGCTCGGCGGTCATGGCGTTGCGCCG
This window harbors:
- a CDS encoding enoyl-CoA hydratase-related protein, giving the protein MSEGPLRVERGDDGVVLLTLDLPERRNAMTAELTSAWTRAVDQLRADRGVRAVVVTGEGSAFCAGGDLSWIGESPDLTVDSIRDRMLPFYRSWLSIRELEVPTIAAINGPAVGAGLCLALACDLRYAAASAVLSAPFTALGMHAGMAATWLLPEVVGLPVARELLFTGRRVDADEALRLGLVNGVFAPEELHSGALDVARRIAANAPIAIRLTVAALRGGGHRSLEAALQFEALAQPVTFATSDLTEGINASKERRPPRFTGR
- a CDS encoding M48 family metallopeptidase, which encodes MSTAKASEPIVEVVRSARRRRTVSAHREGDRIIVSVPARISRAEEARWVALLVARVLDNERRLHPTDDELMGRANALSARYLSGRARPAAVRWVDTMNVRWASCTPEDRTIRLSRRLAGMPAFVVDYVILHELVHLLVPAHGPEFWRELAGFPKLERARGFLEGVDHVARTASAG
- a CDS encoding zinc-dependent metalloprotease; protein product: MTKPPFGFTNSEGDEPSDESSNDPLAALGGMPDLGAMLQQLGSLMSGETGPVNWQVARSAAMSVIGTDAGTTAADASEVAEALRLADVWLDPVTALPSGVSSTEAWSRRRWLEATRPTWTELVEPVAGRVSAAMGDALPEEMRTMAAPLMGMMGQIGGLIFGGQIGQALGSLATEVVSSSDIGLPLGPPGVAALLPESIHSLGTGLDLPIDQVRLFVALREAAHHRLFGHVPWLRGHLLGAVRAYAEEITVDTSRFEELARGLDPSDPEAIQRAVGEGLFEPTSTPAQQAALARLETTLALVEGWVDTVTAAAGAPSLPSFAALQETMRRRRATGGPAERTFASLVGLELRPRRLREAATLWQTLGERRGIDGRDTVWAHPDLMPDADGLDDPVGWVERDTEIALDLAELTGLADTDTDTHTGSDTDAGPDTDSGTGAPEAVEQPEN